From a single Sparus aurata chromosome 13, fSpaAur1.1, whole genome shotgun sequence genomic region:
- the LOC115594700 gene encoding odorant receptor 131-2-like, with protein sequence MNDTTEVTQVLQQFKVPVTVFTMLPCLLFLYVNGVMLLAVLRKPVFQESSRYILFGHLLLTESLQLLVSVLLFIMAVAAVRMISYACVLLTLFATVTVKMSPLNLAVMSLERYVAICFPLRHADIATTRRTGVAIAVMWTAASLDAFTQLLIFVRLENTSSTVPRYCSRQNVFQLQISVTLYKVFNILYFVIVSIIIIYTYIAIMITVKSASASVREGSKAHKTVLLHLFQLGLCLVSTMFSMMNSGQLVGVLFVVLIILPKCLSPLIYGLRDQTFRHVFIYYFTFGFKVTNKAFPKS encoded by the coding sequence ATGAATGACACAACAGAAGTCACCCAGGTGTTGCAGCAGTTTAAGGTGCCTGTCACTGTTTTCACTATGCTGCCGTGCCTTCTCTTTCTCTATGTGAACGGCGTCATGCTGCTCGCCGTGCTGAGGAAGCCCGTCTTCCAGGAGTCCTCTCGTTACATCCTGTTCGGTCACCTGCTGCTCACTGAgtctctgcagctgctggtgtctgttttactgttcaTCATGGCCGTGGCCGCCGTCCGAATGATCAGCTATGCTTGTGTTCTTCTCACACTGTTTGCCACCGTCACTGTGAAGATGTCCCCCCTAAACCTCGCTGTGATGTCCCTGGAGAGGTACGTTGCCATTTGCTTCCCGCTGAGGCACGCTGATATTGCCACTACCAGGAGGACAGGTGTTGCCATCGCTGTCATGTGGACGGCGGCGTCTTTGGACGCATTCACCCAGCTTTTAATTTTCGTCCGGCTCGAGAACACGAGCTCCACTGTGCCACGGTACTGCAGCAGACAAAATGTCTTCCAGCTACAGATTTCTGTAACTTTATACAAGGTCttcaacattttgtattttgtgatAGTGAGCATTATTATCATCTACACATACATTGCAATCATGATTACTGTGAAGTCAGCCTCTGCCAGTGTCCGTGAGGGCAGCAAGGCCCATAAGACAGTGCTGTTGCATCTATTTCAGCTCGGCCTGTGTCTCGTCTCCACGATGTTTAGTATGATGAATTCTGGACAACTGGTAGGAGTCCTCTTTGTAGTTCTCATCATTCTCCCAAAGTGTTTGAGCCCACTCATATACGGCCTCAGAGATCAGACCTTCAGACATGTCTTCATATACTATTTTACCTTCGGCTTCAAAGTCACTAACAAGGCATTTCCTAagtcctga